In Leisingera methylohalidivorans DSM 14336, a single genomic region encodes these proteins:
- a CDS encoding glutathione S-transferase family protein, whose translation MIILWTSDINCHQQGLEKGLINATNRFSAMLSLLTFPTGFGLFSISPFCIKSAMMLELSGQPWQRSDLLDPTEMPHRKLPVLETPEGQIADSDGIRDWLEAQGADFDTGLDAASCAQARAWVRLAEYHLGLHLLQMRWNDDTVWPEVRDQIFQSVPEPMREEISAPIRKGVQDGLHWQGVARFSNAERLRRLEQDLKAIAALAARRGFLMSGKITSADLSVAPFLISMLHTSEASAVSKRLREDKVLCAYLSRVFEMVPLP comes from the coding sequence GTGATCATTCTATGGACTAGTGACATTAATTGTCATCAGCAAGGTTTAGAGAAAGGCCTTATAAACGCAACGAACAGGTTTTCAGCAATGCTTTCCCTCCTCACATTCCCGACCGGCTTCGGTTTGTTCAGCATCAGCCCTTTCTGCATTAAGTCCGCGATGATGCTGGAACTGTCCGGACAGCCATGGCAGCGCAGCGACCTCCTCGATCCCACTGAAATGCCACACCGGAAACTGCCGGTACTGGAAACCCCGGAAGGCCAAATTGCCGACAGCGACGGCATCCGCGACTGGCTGGAAGCGCAGGGTGCCGATTTCGACACAGGGCTGGATGCGGCGTCCTGCGCCCAGGCGCGCGCTTGGGTGCGGCTGGCAGAATATCATCTGGGCCTGCATCTGCTGCAGATGCGTTGGAACGACGACACAGTCTGGCCGGAAGTGCGTGATCAGATCTTCCAGTCGGTTCCCGAACCCATGCGGGAAGAGATTAGCGCCCCGATCAGAAAAGGAGTCCAGGACGGGCTGCACTGGCAGGGCGTCGCCCGGTTTAGCAATGCGGAGCGGTTGCGCCGACTTGAACAGGATCTGAAGGCCATCGCCGCGCTTGCCGCCAGACGCGGATTTCTGATGAGCGGCAAGATCACCTCGGCAGATTTAAGCGTAGCGCCGTTTCTGATCTCCATGCTGCACACCTCTGAGGCTTCGGCGGTCAGCAAACGCTTGCGAGAGGACAAGGTTCTGTGCGCCTATTTGAGCCGTGTGTTCGAAATGGTGCCCTTGCCATGA
- a CDS encoding DUF1801 domain-containing protein — protein MKPAYSSPEIEAAFAVFDPLAREGLLRLRQLIFRTAAETPEAGRVEEVLRWGQPSFITPETKTGSAIRLGVPKGARFALFVHCQSRLIPEFAAVFPAWDRFEGTRAVLFDDPAEVEPIRHGWLIKRALTYRIRPPLEVPA, from the coding sequence ATGAAACCTGCCTATTCCTCCCCGGAGATTGAGGCCGCGTTTGCGGTCTTTGACCCGCTTGCGCGGGAGGGGCTGCTGCGGCTCCGGCAACTGATATTTAGAACAGCCGCCGAAACACCAGAAGCCGGGCGGGTGGAAGAAGTTCTGCGCTGGGGGCAGCCATCCTTCATAACGCCAGAAACCAAGACGGGTTCCGCCATCAGGCTGGGGGTTCCGAAGGGCGCGCGTTTTGCGCTGTTTGTGCATTGCCAAAGCCGGCTGATCCCGGAGTTTGCCGCGGTCTTCCCGGCCTGGGACCGGTTTGAGGGCACCCGTGCAGTTCTGTTCGATGATCCTGCCGAGGTCGAACCCATTCGTCATGGCTGGCTGATTAAGCGCGCTTTGACGTACCGTATCCGGCCGCCGCTGGAGGTGCCGGCCTGA
- the rnr gene encoding ribonuclease R: MSRIPSKAEILDWISANPTHTSKRDIAKAFGIKGADRIDLKRILKELEAEGHLQKRKKTYRDPDQLPPVTVLQVKAPDADGDLYGRPLEWHGEGVEPIILILPRASDPALGEGDKILVKLQQVPDQDHNYEARLIRRIGSNPKRVLGIFRAGSEGGRIVPIDKAASSEWMVAPDAIKGAKDGELVEAEQAGPKGRMGLPRARIVERLGDPAAPKAVSLIAIHQHGIPDHFPDPVMAEADAAKPMGLKGREDLRELPLVTIDPADARDHDDACYAHADDDPENPGGHVIWVAIADVAAYVRPGSALDREARKRGNSSYFPDRVVPMLPDRLSGDLCSLHEGVPRACIAVRMQVDTEGNKIGHRFVRGLMRSAASLHYAEVQDAQDGNANEKTAPLLEDVIKPLYAAYEALKRARAVREPLDLDLPERKIILDDAGTVTSVAFRDRLDAHKLIEEFMILANVAAAETLIKKRSPLLFRVHEEPAQEKLEALRETARAAGLNLAKGQVLQTRHLNALLNHAAGTDEAELINISTLRSMQQAYYNPENFGHFGLALKNYAHFTSPIRRYADLIVHRSLVSSHGWGDDGLDAAQIERLEETATHISDTERRSMIAERDTTDRYLASYLSERVGSEFEGRISGIARFGAFVKLDETGADGLVPVRSIGREFFHFDAQAGTLMGADTGMTLAIGQRVTVRLVQAAPVTGGLELELLAIENLELPKGGGSRKGGRRSPAGRTVKRKAAKSKHKAAKVKRKVERKRRE; encoded by the coding sequence ATGAGCCGTATTCCCTCCAAGGCCGAAATCCTCGACTGGATCTCCGCCAACCCGACCCATACCTCCAAGCGCGACATCGCCAAGGCCTTTGGCATCAAGGGCGCCGACCGCATCGACCTCAAGCGCATCCTCAAGGAGCTGGAGGCCGAGGGCCACTTGCAAAAGCGCAAGAAGACCTACCGCGACCCGGACCAGCTGCCGCCTGTGACCGTGCTGCAGGTCAAGGCACCGGACGCGGATGGCGATCTCTACGGGCGCCCCCTGGAATGGCATGGCGAGGGCGTGGAGCCAATCATTCTGATCCTCCCCCGCGCCTCGGATCCGGCTCTGGGTGAAGGCGACAAGATCCTGGTCAAGCTGCAGCAGGTGCCGGATCAGGACCACAACTACGAAGCCCGGCTGATCCGCCGCATCGGCAGCAACCCGAAACGGGTGCTGGGCATCTTCCGCGCAGGCTCCGAAGGCGGGCGGATTGTACCGATCGACAAGGCCGCGTCCAGCGAATGGATGGTGGCACCGGACGCCATCAAAGGCGCCAAGGACGGCGAGCTGGTCGAAGCCGAACAGGCTGGTCCCAAGGGCCGCATGGGTCTGCCGCGCGCACGGATCGTGGAACGGCTGGGCGACCCGGCAGCACCAAAGGCGGTGTCGCTGATTGCCATTCACCAGCATGGTATCCCTGACCATTTCCCCGATCCGGTCATGGCCGAGGCTGATGCAGCCAAGCCGATGGGCCTCAAAGGCCGCGAAGACCTGCGCGAACTGCCCTTGGTCACCATCGACCCGGCGGATGCCCGCGACCATGACGACGCCTGCTATGCCCATGCCGACGACGACCCGGAAAACCCGGGCGGCCATGTGATCTGGGTGGCGATTGCCGATGTGGCCGCTTATGTGCGTCCCGGCTCTGCACTGGACCGCGAAGCCCGCAAACGCGGCAACTCAAGCTATTTTCCGGACCGGGTTGTGCCGATGCTGCCGGATCGGCTGTCAGGCGACCTCTGCTCACTGCATGAAGGGGTACCGCGTGCCTGTATCGCGGTGCGTATGCAGGTGGACACCGAGGGCAACAAGATCGGGCACCGGTTTGTGCGCGGGCTGATGCGCTCGGCCGCCTCGCTGCATTACGCCGAGGTGCAAGACGCGCAGGACGGCAATGCAAATGAAAAAACCGCGCCCTTACTGGAAGATGTGATCAAGCCGCTCTATGCTGCGTATGAGGCTCTAAAAAGGGCAAGAGCCGTGCGTGAGCCGCTGGACCTGGACCTGCCGGAACGCAAAATCATACTGGATGACGCCGGCACTGTAACCTCGGTTGCCTTCCGCGACCGGCTGGATGCGCACAAGCTGATCGAGGAGTTCATGATCCTCGCCAATGTCGCCGCGGCAGAGACTCTGATCAAGAAACGCTCGCCGCTGCTGTTCCGGGTGCATGAAGAACCGGCACAGGAAAAGCTGGAAGCACTGCGTGAAACCGCCCGCGCGGCGGGGTTGAACCTGGCCAAGGGCCAAGTGCTGCAGACCCGGCATCTGAACGCGCTGCTGAACCACGCGGCGGGAACCGATGAGGCGGAGCTGATCAACATTTCCACACTTCGGTCGATGCAGCAGGCCTATTACAACCCGGAAAACTTTGGCCATTTCGGCCTGGCACTCAAGAACTACGCGCATTTCACCTCGCCGATCCGGCGCTATGCTGACCTGATCGTGCACCGCTCGCTGGTCTCCTCGCACGGCTGGGGCGACGATGGGCTGGATGCGGCCCAGATCGAACGGCTGGAGGAGACCGCCACCCACATCTCCGACACCGAGCGGCGGTCGATGATTGCGGAACGCGATACCACGGACCGTTATCTGGCCTCATATCTCAGTGAACGCGTGGGGAGTGAATTCGAGGGGCGGATCAGCGGCATTGCCCGCTTCGGGGCCTTTGTGAAACTGGACGAGACCGGCGCCGATGGTCTGGTTCCGGTCCGCTCGATCGGGCGGGAGTTCTTCCATTTCGACGCCCAGGCCGGCACGCTGATGGGGGCCGATACCGGCATGACCCTGGCCATCGGCCAGCGGGTAACCGTGCGGCTGGTTCAGGCGGCCCCGGTGACCGGCGGGCTGGAGCTGGAGCTGCTTGCGATCGAAAACCTGGAACTGCCCAAAGGCGGCGGATCCCGTAAAGGCGGACGGCGCAGCCCGGCAGGCCGGACCGTGAAGCGCAAAGCAGCAAAATCCAAGCACAAGGCCGCCAAAGTCAAACGCAAGGTAGAGCGCAAGCGGCGGGAATAA
- a CDS encoding TIGR04282 family arsenosugar biosynthesis glycosyltransferase, whose amino-acid sequence MKRTLIIMVKEPRPGRVKTRLARDIGVIPATWWFRHQSARLMRRLRDPRWQIVLAAAPDIAVNSKVWPADLPRLPQGGGDLGQRMKRMLQSVPGPACLIGADIPGITRAHIARAFTALGGHDAAFGPADDGGYWLVGAKHPARLPHRLFENTRWSSEHALADTLQTLPGWRIALTDTLRDVDTAADLPQR is encoded by the coding sequence GTGAAACGCACCCTGATCATCATGGTTAAGGAACCACGGCCTGGCCGGGTGAAAACCCGGCTGGCCCGGGACATCGGCGTGATCCCGGCAACCTGGTGGTTCCGCCACCAATCCGCCCGGCTGATGCGGCGATTACGCGATCCGCGCTGGCAGATTGTGCTGGCGGCAGCTCCCGACATCGCGGTGAATTCAAAGGTCTGGCCTGCTGATCTGCCCCGCTTGCCGCAAGGCGGCGGCGACCTGGGACAGCGGATGAAACGGATGCTGCAATCTGTCCCCGGCCCTGCCTGCCTGATTGGCGCCGACATCCCCGGCATCACCCGCGCCCACATCGCCCGGGCCTTCACGGCCCTTGGCGGTCACGACGCCGCCTTTGGCCCCGCGGACGACGGAGGCTACTGGCTGGTTGGTGCAAAACATCCTGCCCGACTGCCGCACAGACTGTTCGAAAACACCCGCTGGTCCAGCGAACACGCGCTGGCAGACACGTTGCAAACCCTGCCCGGCTGGCGCATCGCGCTGACCGATACCCTGCGCGACGTCGACACGGCCGCGGATCTGCCGCAGCGCTGA
- a CDS encoding GNAT family N-acetyltransferase, producing the protein MNLNIAVTDDLETCFSLRHQVFVVEQGVPADMEQDALDDAATHLLAVQDGIPVGAARIVFNGDTAKIGRVCVLPSTRGTGLGAKLIEAAVETAQARPRTAKAKLGAQLHAIGFYEKLGFTAFGPVYDDAGIDHRDMVLDFT; encoded by the coding sequence ATGAACCTGAACATCGCTGTCACGGACGATCTTGAAACCTGCTTTTCCCTGCGCCACCAGGTGTTCGTGGTGGAGCAAGGCGTGCCGGCGGACATGGAACAGGACGCGCTGGATGACGCTGCGACGCATCTGCTGGCGGTTCAGGACGGCATCCCCGTTGGGGCCGCGCGGATTGTCTTCAACGGTGACACTGCCAAGATCGGCCGGGTCTGCGTGCTGCCGTCCACCCGCGGCACCGGCCTCGGTGCCAAGCTGATCGAGGCGGCGGTTGAAACGGCTCAGGCCCGCCCCCGCACTGCCAAAGCCAAACTGGGCGCGCAGCTCCATGCCATCGGGTTTTACGAGAAGCTCGGCTTCACCGCCTTCGGTCCGGTCTATGACGATGCCGGCATCGATCACCGGGACATGGTGCTTGATTTCACGTGA
- the dapE gene encoding succinyl-diaminopimelate desuccinylase, protein MPQTDPARLTADLIRCPSVTPEEGGALVLLEKLLSEAGFQCTRTDRGNVSNLFARWGAKGHAKTFGFNGHTDVVPLGDKAAWTMPPFGAEEKDGFMYGRGSTDMKSGVAAFAAAAIDFVKDTPPDGAIILTITGDEEGDAVDGTTALLDYMERTGEQMSVCLVGEPTCPDEMGEMIKIGRRGSLTAWFTVTGVQGHSAYPHRANNPLNAMVRLMDRLASHKLDQGTDHFDASTLAVVTIDTGNPATNVIPTQAASTVNIRFNDSHSGASLTEWLQGEAGKVAAEFGVEIGIDVQVSGESFITPPGALSDLVSASVEAETGRKPELSTTGGTSDARFVKNHCPVVEFGLVGKTMHQVDERVEVAQIHQLKSIYTRILQDYFA, encoded by the coding sequence ATGCCGCAAACCGATCCCGCCCGCCTGACCGCCGATTTGATCCGCTGCCCGTCAGTGACGCCCGAAGAAGGCGGCGCGCTGGTGCTGCTGGAGAAACTGCTGAGCGAAGCTGGTTTTCAGTGCACCCGGACAGACCGCGGCAATGTCAGCAACCTGTTTGCCCGCTGGGGTGCCAAAGGCCACGCCAAAACCTTCGGCTTCAACGGCCATACTGATGTCGTGCCGCTGGGGGATAAGGCTGCCTGGACCATGCCGCCCTTCGGCGCCGAAGAAAAAGACGGGTTTATGTACGGGCGCGGATCCACCGACATGAAATCGGGGGTTGCCGCTTTCGCCGCCGCCGCCATTGATTTTGTGAAGGACACCCCTCCGGACGGCGCCATCATCCTGACCATCACCGGCGACGAGGAAGGCGATGCTGTGGACGGCACCACCGCGCTGCTGGACTACATGGAGCGCACGGGTGAACAGATGTCCGTCTGCCTGGTGGGTGAACCTACTTGTCCCGACGAGATGGGTGAAATGATCAAGATCGGCCGCCGCGGTTCGCTGACCGCCTGGTTCACGGTGACTGGAGTGCAGGGGCATTCGGCCTACCCGCACCGGGCCAACAACCCGCTGAACGCGATGGTGCGGCTGATGGATCGGCTGGCCAGCCATAAACTGGACCAGGGCACCGATCATTTTGATGCCTCGACGCTGGCGGTCGTTACCATTGACACCGGCAACCCGGCCACCAACGTGATCCCGACGCAGGCGGCCTCAACCGTCAACATCCGTTTCAATGACTCCCACAGCGGCGCCAGCCTGACAGAGTGGCTGCAAGGCGAGGCTGGCAAAGTGGCGGCGGAGTTCGGCGTTGAAATCGGGATCGATGTGCAGGTCTCCGGCGAAAGCTTTATCACCCCGCCAGGAGCGCTGTCAGATCTGGTTTCAGCATCGGTCGAGGCGGAAACCGGCCGCAAGCCCGAACTGTCGACCACCGGCGGCACCTCCGATGCGCGCTTCGTCAAGAATCACTGCCCGGTGGTGGAATTCGGCCTGGTCGGCAAAACCATGCATCAGGTGGATGAACGGGTGGAAGTGGCCCAGATCCACCAGCTGAAATCTATCTACACCCGGATCCTGCAGGATTATTTTGCATGA
- a CDS encoding choice-of-anchor L domain-containing protein, whose translation MSFIPDPDLMTMQFDLSSEEFPDFQNSVYQGVVAVWVNGEQVLMAAGNGQANPSNISSSINENLYLDNAGDDFNTEMDRPTLTMTLALRVNPGELNDTRIGIADVGDSRHDSNLLIAADTVQTDLVAMTGDVYGAPDSSKTIDGLANDVNKSGAP comes from the coding sequence GTGAGCTTCATTCCCGATCCGGACCTGATGACGATGCAATTCGACTTGTCCTCCGAGGAATTCCCGGATTTCCAGAATTCGGTTTATCAGGGCGTGGTCGCGGTCTGGGTCAACGGCGAGCAGGTTCTGATGGCGGCCGGGAACGGCCAGGCCAATCCCAGCAATATCAGTTCCTCTATCAACGAGAATCTGTATCTCGACAATGCCGGCGACGATTTCAACACCGAGATGGACCGGCCTACTCTGACCATGACGCTGGCGCTGCGCGTCAACCCCGGTGAGCTGAACGACACCCGCATCGGCATCGCCGATGTGGGTGACAGCCGCCACGACAGCAACCTGCTGATCGCCGCAGACACGGTGCAGACCGATCTGGTGGCAATGACCGGCGATGTCTATGGGGCGCCGGACAGCAGCAAGACCATCGATGGGCTGGCCAATGATGTGAACAAGTCCGGGGCACCCTGA
- a CDS encoding transporter substrate-binding domain-containing protein has protein sequence MLYLRLTIAALFLIWGQLLSAQVLTVNTVTRPPFSMVEEGRDTGFSMELLKILAERLEWDYQVNRKNSFAEMLDGVRRGEADLAAANISITAAREVVMDFSHPIFESGLQIMVQADEVRQPSLMRALLSWDLAAAIGIAFLLLFGGGMLMWAVERRAQPYFDRPLKEAWFPSFWWALNLVVNGGFEERVPRTPVGRMFGVVLVVSSLFIVSVFVAKITAVMTVEAISGSVNSVNDLYGRSVGTIGGSTAAGFLDRREIDYSAYAGLEEMLTGFETGEVKALVFDAPVLNFYVRQGGHQYGHTIGQPFLRENYGLVFPAGSPLVEEVNRALLALQEDGSYDALYREWFGGRN, from the coding sequence GTGCTGTATCTTCGCCTGACAATCGCAGCCCTGTTCCTGATATGGGGGCAATTGCTGTCTGCGCAGGTGCTGACGGTCAACACGGTCACCCGGCCGCCGTTTTCGATGGTAGAGGAAGGGCGCGACACCGGCTTTTCCATGGAACTCCTGAAAATTCTGGCGGAGCGGCTGGAGTGGGACTATCAAGTCAACCGCAAAAACAGCTTTGCGGAGATGCTGGACGGGGTGCGAAGAGGCGAGGCGGATCTGGCCGCTGCCAATATCTCCATCACTGCCGCGCGCGAAGTGGTGATGGACTTCAGCCACCCCATTTTCGAAAGCGGCCTGCAGATCATGGTCCAGGCTGATGAAGTCCGTCAGCCGTCGCTGATGCGGGCGCTGCTGTCCTGGGACCTGGCCGCGGCCATCGGCATCGCCTTCTTGCTGCTGTTCGGCGGCGGCATGCTGATGTGGGCCGTCGAGCGCCGCGCCCAGCCCTATTTCGACCGCCCCTTGAAAGAGGCCTGGTTCCCTTCCTTCTGGTGGGCGCTGAACCTGGTGGTGAACGGCGGATTTGAGGAACGGGTGCCGCGCACGCCGGTGGGCCGGATGTTCGGCGTGGTTCTGGTCGTGTCTTCGCTGTTCATCGTTTCGGTCTTTGTCGCCAAGATCACCGCTGTGATGACGGTGGAGGCGATCAGCGGCTCAGTGAACTCGGTGAACGACCTTTATGGAAGATCCGTAGGAACCATTGGCGGATCGACCGCTGCGGGATTCCTTGACCGTCGTGAGATCGACTATTCCGCCTATGCCGGGCTGGAGGAAATGCTGACCGGTTTTGAAACCGGCGAGGTGAAGGCGCTGGTTTTTGATGCGCCGGTGCTGAACTTCTACGTCCGGCAGGGCGGCCATCAGTACGGCCATACTATTGGACAGCCCTTTCTGCGCGAGAATTACGGGCTGGTGTTTCCGGCTGGCTCACCGCTGGTGGAAGAGGTCAACCGGGCGCTGCTGGCATTGCAGGAGGACGGCAGCTATGACGCCCTTTACCGCGAATGGTTCGGCGGCCGGAACTGA